CCAAATACCATTATCGAAAATTATAACGGTGCTAAAAGTGATTTTAAAAAACTGACAAAATATCTTAAAAAAGCTTGTGGTGTTGGCGGAAGCCATAAAAACGAAACTATCATTATTCAAGGCGATTACCGAGATGAAATTATGGATATGCTTAAAGATTTAGGGTTTAAAGTTAAACGTGTTGGCGGTTGATAAAATTTAAAAAATAAAAATATGACAAAAATAAAAGACTCAGAACTAATACTTAATCCTGATGGCAGTGTTTACCATCTTAATCTCAAACCTGAAAATATTGCCGATACTATCATAACCGTTGGTGATCAAGACCGTGTAGAAAGGGTCTCAAAATACTTTGATAGTATTGTCTTTGAAACTCAAAAACGTGAATTTAAAACCCATACAGGTTTTTATAAGGGCAAAAAACTCACGGTGATTTCTACTGGTATTGGCATTGACAATATTGACATTGTGATGAACGAACTCGATGCCTTAGTCAATATTGACCTAAAAACCCGACAAATTCGAGATAAGCTCAAGTCTCTTAATATTTTTAGAATCGGAACTTCTGGTGGTATTCAAGAATTTGTTGAGTTAGACAATTTTGTTATGGGAAAAGCTGGACTGGGTTTTGATGGCTTAATCCATTATTATGAAAATGATATTTCGCAGTCAAAAGCCACAAAGCAATTGATTGAACATCTAAATTTATCCAAATTCAAAGCCCAACCTTATATCGTTGAATGTAGCGATAAATTGGCTGAAATGTTTGAACATGAAGCTCAAGTTACTTCTGGAATTACTGCCACCAATATCGGTTTTTATGGACCTCAAGGCAGAACTCTTCGTTTAAAATTACAAGATAAAGATTTTGTAGATAAACTCACTTCTTTTGAATACAACGGTGCTAAGGTTACTAATATGGAAATGGAAACCAGTGCTATATATAGTCTATCTAAAATGTTAGGTCATCATGCGTTATCTATGAATGCTATTATAGCCAACAGAACTCATGGTGAATTTAGCAAAAACCCTAAGCGAGCTGTAGATAATTTAATCCAATTTACGTTAGATAAACTGTGTAAACTCTAAAGTTCAACTTGGGTTTCAATAGCTTTAACTTTCATATCTCTTTTTGACTCGTATTCAAATTTGAGATGATAGCCTCCTTTTTGTTTTTGAATATCAAGTTGACCTTGTTGGATAAGTTCATAACCCGCATCTCTGCAAAAACAAGACTTTTGGGTAAAAACCTTGGCATTTGAAAGGTCTTTGTTTGATAGTGATAGATTTTTAGCGTCTTTAGGCACTTGAAAGTAAAACGTTTCTACGTAACTATCATCTGCAATATTGGCTTGGTCTTTATACTTATATGTATATTTTATGATGTGGTAATTATCATCAGATTTGGTGTTAATATAAATTTCACCAATACTGTCTTCTAATAATTTTATAGACTGATTTTTAAGAATTTCAGTGTTGCATTCGTATCCTTTTGGACATTCAGGTGTCTCTTGAATGGTGTTTAAACTTTTACAAGATAAAACAGAAAACAAAACAATAAACATTAAATATTTTAGCATTTTAATTTTTTGAGTAAAACTAAAGATTTATTCTAATTGTGAATTCACATCTTTTAAATAATAACAATTGTTTAATTATATATATTTTATATTAAACAAAAGAAATAATACTTTTGAATTATGAAATTTGAAGCTTAATCAAAATTGGCAGACAAAACTTATACTGTTTAATTGATAAAAATATTTTGCACAACAGATGATAATTACTTAACAACTTCACAATGGCAATGTAAACATATTTATTTTAAGAAAGTGATGATTATTTTAAGATTAAAAATGGGTTAAATAATGAGTAAAGTTAATGTATTTTGGTTTAGACGAGATTTGAGATTAAATGACAATGCGGGACTTTATCAAGCCTTGAAGTCAGATAATCCTGTTTTGCCTATATTTATTTATGATAGAAACATCATAGATGAATTGCCAAAAGACGATGCAAGACTGACTTTTATTTTCAATACACTTCAAAATATTAATGAAACTTTAAAAGAAAAGCACAACTCTTCAATAGCGTTTTATCACGGAAAATCAGATGAGGTTTTTAAAAATATAATAAATGAGTATGAAATTGATACCGTTTATACCAATCGCGATTATGAGCCTTATGCTAAAGAACGTGATAGGCAAATTGAAAGCATTTTAAATCAAAATGATATATCATTTAAAACCTATAAAGATTTAGTCGTATTTGAAAAAGATGAACTTGTAAAAAATGATGGTAAACCTTATTTAGTTTTTACTCCCTATATGAAAAAATGGAAGAAAACTTTTAAAGATGTTGACTTGCCAAATTATCCATCAGAAAATCATCTTGGCAACTTAATTCAAAGCAAAAATTTACCACATTTAAGTTTAGAAGATATGGGTTATAAACCGTCTTCAATTAAAGTTCCTGGTTATAATTTATCTATAGATTTAATTGAAAATTATGAAATGACAAGAGATAAACCTTCAATAAATGGAACTTCCAGGTTAAGTCCTTATTTAAGATTTGGTTTGGTAGGTTATCGCGAAGTCATGTCGAAAGCTTTGTCTGCAAAAAATGAAACCTTTCTCAACGAGCTCATTTGGCGAGAATTTTATATGATGATTTTATTTCACTATCCCAAATCTATTGGCCATGCTTTTAAGAAAAAATACGACCGCATTAAATGGCGAAATAATGAAAAAGAATTTGAAAAATGGAAAAACGGCCAAACGGGATATCCCATTGTAGATGCAGGAATGCGACAACTCAACGAAACGGGTTGGATGCACAACCGAGTCAGAATGATTGTGGGCAGTTTTTTATGTAAACATTTGTTGATAGATTGGCGTTGGGGCGAAGCTTATTTTGCCGAAAAACTCCTTGACTATGAACTATCTTCAAATGTTGGTGGCTGGCAGTGGGTTGCTGGCTCTGGTGTAGATGCGGCACCATATTTCAGAATTTTTAATCCTTATAGCCAAGCGGATAAATTTGATAAAGACAAAAAATATATCAAAAAATGGGTGACAGAATTTGAAACCGAAGATTATCCAAACCCCATAATTAGTCATAAAAAAGCAAGAGAGCGATGTTTAGAAACTTATAAAACCGCTTTAAAGGAAGTATAATAAATTTCTAATTAACCCATTGAATACATGATTTGGTAGAATATGTTTTGCCTTTGTGCATATGTTTTGAATTGTAATCATTGATTTTGGTTAGTGGTATTTTTATGATGTTTTAGTTGTAGTATTGATTGTTATCAAGACCAGAAATTGAAAGTTTGTAATCTAATATTTTTCTCATAAATTTATGAATATGCTTTTCATTGGCTTTGATTTTTACAAAATATTCATCCATATAAATGGAATACTGTTCAGATTTTTCTTTATAAATATGAAGTTTTCTGTAAGGAATCACTAAGGCATAGGTTTCTAACAAAGACTTAAAATTCAAAATAATACCTTGAGGTCTCATTTCAATATTACAAACATTTCTATGATTATCTAAAACAAGTAAATTATGAATTTTTTGATTAGTAGATTCTATAATCAACTTTCCAGAACCAATGCCACCTAATTTAATCCGATCTTTAAAGGAAAATGCTTTACCAACACTTTCATCAATTTGCGACTTTATTTTTGGTTTATTATAAGAAACATTTAATAGCATAATCATTTTTTTTGTAAGTTAAAAAAAATCAAAAAATACCATGCTGTAAAGCTCTATTTTTTAGATTATATTTGCCTTTGTAAAAAATTATGTATGCAATTTGAGCAAGTAGTTATACCACACTTAAAAGAATTTTTTAAAAGCAAGTATCAAAAAGATATTGTTGAGTTTGAATTTCAGCAAACCCGAAAAGAATTTGAAGGTGATATAACTTTAGTAGTATTTCCATTATTGAGATACATCAAGACTAATCCTCAAGAATTGGCTAATAATATAGGTCAGCATTTAAAAGACAATTTATCAGAAATTAAATCTTATAATGTTATTAAAGGTTTTTTAAATATAGAATTGCATTCTTCATATCACCTGTCTGTTTTAGAAGATATTTATTCTCAATCAGAATATGGTAAACAACCAGATATGGCTCAAAAAGTGATGGTTGAATTTTCATCACCAAACACAAACAAGCCTTTGCATTTAGGGCATGTGAGAAATATTACCTTAGGTTTTGCCTTGGCTCAGATTTTAGAATATGCTGGTTTTGAAGTCTATAAAACTCAAATCATCAACGACCGAGGTATTCATATTTGCAAGTCAATGCTAGCTTGGCAGAAATTTGGTCACGATGAAACACCAGAAACATCAGGAATGAAAGGCGATCATTTTGTCGGTAAATATTATGTTCGTTTTGATTTGGCTTACAAAAAACAAATTCAAGAACTGATTGACAAAGGTATTCCCAAAGATGAAGCAAAAGTTAGAGCTCCCATTATGTTAGAAGCTCAAGAAATGCTTAAGCTATGGGAGAATGGCGATGCTGAAGTAACCTCTTTGTGGAACAAAATGAACCAGTGGGTTTATGATGGTTTTAATGAAACATACAAACGTTTGGGAGTATATTTTGATAAAAATTACTACGAAAGTGAGACTTACCTCTTAGGGAAAGATATCATTTTAGAAGGTTTGAACAAAGGCGTGTTTTATAAAAAATTAGACGGAAGTGTTTGGATTGATTTAAGCGATGAAGGTCTTGACGAAAAAATAGTCTTAAGAGCTGATGGAACAGCCGTTTACATGACTCAAGATATTGGAACAGCGGTAAAACGTGTTGAAGATTACGATATCAATAGAATGATTTATACCGTTGGTAATGAGCAAGATTATCATTTTAAAGTCCTGTTTTTAATTTTAAAAAAATTAGGATATACTTGGGCAGACAATTTATATCATTTGAGTTATGGAATGGTAGATTTGCCAAGTGGTAAAATGAAAAGTAGAGAAGGAACCGTTGTAGATGCTGATGATTTAATGAATGATATGAAGTTAACCGCTAAAACCATATCAGAAGAACACGGTAAGCTTGATGATTATGATGAGGATGAAAAAAATAAACTTTACCACACAATTGGATTAGGAGCACTTAAATATTTTATCTTAAAAGTTGACCCTAAAAAACGCATCGTGTTTAATCCTGATGAATCTGTTGATTTTCAAGGCAATACGGGACCATTCATTCAATATACTTATGCCAGAATACAATCTATTTTAAGACAGTTCAAAGGAAGCACTACTCAAAAACTTGCCAAGATTGACTTACACGACAAAGAAAAAGAGTTGATCAAAATATTAGAACAATTTCCAGACATTATCCAGCAGTCAGCTGAACAGTATAGCCCTGCTATTTTGGCAAATTATACTTATGAATTGGTTAAAGCATTTAATTCTTTTTATCAAAATTTAAGCATCTTAGGAGCTGATAAACAAGAACAAAAAATATTGAGAGTAAAACTTGCTACTTCAACTTCAAAAGTCATTAAAACCGCTTTTAACTTGCTTGGAATTGAAATGCCTGAACGCATGTGATTTTTGATAATAACCTTATTGCTTTTAATTTGAGAAAATTGGCGGGTTTATAATCTTGACAATATAAGATGTCCATTATGAATAGAATTCAATTTTATAGTTCACAGATAGAACAATATCACCAATCGATAAAAGTATTAAAACGAAAACTATTATACATCAGTCTTGTCAGAATTGCAGTTTTTGTAACAATCGCCACTGGTATTTATTTTTTATGGTCTTCTATAAATATAGTGGTATTGCTGGTTTTGGTTTTTGCAGGCTTATTTATTTTTTTAATCAAAAAGCAACTAAAACTCAAAAATGAATTAAAAAAAATTAGACTACTCGTAACAATAAATAAAAATGAAATTTTAGCCTTAAAAGGCGATATTAGTCATTTTAAAAATGGTAGTGCATACAAAGATTCAACACATGCATTTGCTGATGATATTGATTTGTTTGGTGAACATTCCTTTTTTCAATTCATAAATAGAACTGCTCTGATACAGGGTGAAATCAAGTTGACCAAATATTTAAAAAGTAATTCTATAAGCAACATATCAAATAAGCAAAAAGCAGTTCAAGAATTAAGCAATCTGATAAAGTTTAGGCAAAATTTTACAGCAGAAGCATTAGCCTTAGACAAACAAGATAGGTCAGAAGAAATTCTTAAAACCCTATCAACTCATCGTAATTTTATACCAAAATATTTTAATATTTTATCGATTTTGTTCAGTCTGATTTCAATTTCGGTTTTATCGTTATTTATATTTGACTTCATCAATTTTAAGCAAGTCTTACTTTGGTTTTTTATTGGTTTAGGTCTAACGGGAATATATTTAAAAAAAATTAATGTACTATCTCTAACAACGGCTAAGGCACAAAATCTTTTTAGGCAATATCAAAAACTTATCCAAGCTATAGAAGCTCAAAGTTTTAAATCTCAGAATTTAAATTTTAAACAATCCTTACTGAAATCTGATCAAAGACAAGCTTCTCAATTGATGAAGTCTTTCTCACAACATATTGATGCGTTAGAACAAAGGCAAAATATGATGTTAGGTGTTGTTTTAAATGCTTTTTTTCTGTGGGATATTCGGCAGTGTTTAAAAATTGAACGTTGGTTAGATCAACATAAAAATGAACTTAAAGCATGGTTTGATGTCATTGCCTATTTTGATGCCCAAAACAGCTTAGCAAACTTGGCATACAATCAAACCGAGTT
This genomic window from Flavobacterium sp. CS20 contains:
- a CDS encoding nucleoside phosphorylase produces the protein MTKIKDSELILNPDGSVYHLNLKPENIADTIITVGDQDRVERVSKYFDSIVFETQKREFKTHTGFYKGKKLTVISTGIGIDNIDIVMNELDALVNIDLKTRQIRDKLKSLNIFRIGTSGGIQEFVELDNFVMGKAGLGFDGLIHYYENDISQSKATKQLIEHLNLSKFKAQPYIVECSDKLAEMFEHEAQVTSGITATNIGFYGPQGRTLRLKLQDKDFVDKLTSFEYNGAKVTNMEMETSAIYSLSKMLGHHALSMNAIIANRTHGEFSKNPKRAVDNLIQFTLDKLCKL
- a CDS encoding deoxyribodipyrimidine photo-lyase, encoding MMSKVNVFWFRRDLRLNDNAGLYQALKSDNPVLPIFIYDRNIIDELPKDDARLTFIFNTLQNINETLKEKHNSSIAFYHGKSDEVFKNIINEYEIDTVYTNRDYEPYAKERDRQIESILNQNDISFKTYKDLVVFEKDELVKNDGKPYLVFTPYMKKWKKTFKDVDLPNYPSENHLGNLIQSKNLPHLSLEDMGYKPSSIKVPGYNLSIDLIENYEMTRDKPSINGTSRLSPYLRFGLVGYREVMSKALSAKNETFLNELIWREFYMMILFHYPKSIGHAFKKKYDRIKWRNNEKEFEKWKNGQTGYPIVDAGMRQLNETGWMHNRVRMIVGSFLCKHLLIDWRWGEAYFAEKLLDYELSSNVGGWQWVAGSGVDAAPYFRIFNPYSQADKFDKDKKYIKKWVTEFETEDYPNPIISHKKARERCLETYKTALKEV
- the argS gene encoding arginine--tRNA ligase → MQFEQVVIPHLKEFFKSKYQKDIVEFEFQQTRKEFEGDITLVVFPLLRYIKTNPQELANNIGQHLKDNLSEIKSYNVIKGFLNIELHSSYHLSVLEDIYSQSEYGKQPDMAQKVMVEFSSPNTNKPLHLGHVRNITLGFALAQILEYAGFEVYKTQIINDRGIHICKSMLAWQKFGHDETPETSGMKGDHFVGKYYVRFDLAYKKQIQELIDKGIPKDEAKVRAPIMLEAQEMLKLWENGDAEVTSLWNKMNQWVYDGFNETYKRLGVYFDKNYYESETYLLGKDIILEGLNKGVFYKKLDGSVWIDLSDEGLDEKIVLRADGTAVYMTQDIGTAVKRVEDYDINRMIYTVGNEQDYHFKVLFLILKKLGYTWADNLYHLSYGMVDLPSGKMKSREGTVVDADDLMNDMKLTAKTISEEHGKLDDYDEDEKNKLYHTIGLGALKYFILKVDPKKRIVFNPDESVDFQGNTGPFIQYTYARIQSILRQFKGSTTQKLAKIDLHDKEKELIKILEQFPDIIQQSAEQYSPAILANYTYELVKAFNSFYQNLSILGADKQEQKILRVKLATSTSKVIKTAFNLLGIEMPERM
- a CDS encoding DNA mismatch repair protein MutS, whose protein sequence is MNRIQFYSSQIEQYHQSIKVLKRKLLYISLVRIAVFVTIATGIYFLWSSINIVVLLVLVFAGLFIFLIKKQLKLKNELKKIRLLVTINKNEILALKGDISHFKNGSAYKDSTHAFADDIDLFGEHSFFQFINRTALIQGEIKLTKYLKSNSISNISNKQKAVQELSNLIKFRQNFTAEALALDKQDRSEEILKTLSTHRNFIPKYFNILSILFSLISISVLSLFIFDFINFKQVLLWFFIGLGLTGIYLKKINVLSLTTAKAQNLFRQYQKLIQAIEAQSFKSQNLNFKQSLLKSDQRQASQLMKSFSQHIDALEQRQNMMLGVVLNAFFLWDIRQCLKIERWLDQHKNELKAWFDVIAYFDAQNSLANLAYNQTEFVFPKINLSDSYIIECESATHPLIPDKQAVRNSFAIQDNDFLIITGANMAGKSTFLRTVSLMIVMANIGLPVCAKSCLYRPIKLITSMRTSDSLTDDSSYFFSELTRLKTIVEHLKNDSYFVILDEILKGTNSHDKAKGSKQFIKKLASTNSTGIVATHDLSLCSLSKKLENVKNYYFDAQIIDDELYFDYSLKEGVCQNMNASFLLKKMGIV
- a CDS encoding translation initiation factor; its protein translation is MDLKDQLQNLFPDHEPEKDEEFKPEPEIDIWLQDEPLICKYEKRQGKPNTIIENYNGAKSDFKKLTKYLKKACGVGGSHKNETIIIQGDYRDEIMDMLKDLGFKVKRVGG